In Vicia villosa cultivar HV-30 ecotype Madison, WI linkage group LG7, Vvil1.0, whole genome shotgun sequence, the DNA window TGCAGAAAAACTACCTGGATGCCTTCACAACAATAAAAAAACCTTTGAAATAACAAAGAAAACTCATGAACACCTTAAACGTGGGACCCAAACTGAACCGGGACGGGGAGTCTAATAGAATCAACAGAGATATCGTCAAAGGTCTGGAGGGAGGCGCAAGGCCTTCGCTCGATGACAGGTTGGATGGCAGCAGAAATATGTGTGACGGTGCGTGAGATAGCGGTTGAGAGAAGTGCTTCAGAGACTGGCTGATTTAACTCTGGAAAATCTGATGGTGGGGTTGCCGTGACACATAGGGGTCTATAAGTTGGACATTTAACGGGACAGCTACGTGCAAGTATGATGACTAGGGTTTTGTGACCAGACTTTGCAACCCACAACCCAAATTGAAATATAAACTAGGGTTAGTCTTGACGGCGGCTGATTCCAAAGACAAAAGAAACTAGGATTTTGAACCTTGCTTGGAAAAGAAAATAACAGTTATTATGTTTCCAACATTTTGAAAACTCCACATTGGAATAATAGCAATAAGGTTCAATGAGGATTGGACCAAGCTCTAGATACTATGTTATCtagattatttgaattgtttgaGAGAAATTACTCTCATACTTGTGATTTTTAAACAAATGATTACAATCAAATCGAATTGTTTGAGAGAAATTACTCTCATACTTGTGATTTTTAAACAAATGATTACAATCAAATCTACAACTCAGACCAAGCTCTAGATACtatattatttgaattgtttGAGTGAAATTACTCCCATACTTGTTAATTTTTAACCAAATGATTGCAATCAAATCCACAACTAAGTCCCCCTTGATTATAGCGATAAAACCAACAAACCTAATCATAGAGATGTTCTCTAAACTAACTATAATTTAAGTCTAATACATATCTTAACAAGTAGTCTACACAATTTTATGACAGACTGGGCAAGGACGGCGCAAGCACCTGTCCCCTTTTCTATATGACAAGTATTTTCACTAttctttaactttttttttgcaCATCACTATTCTTTAACTTAATTACAGATAAATTGCTCTAAGAAATATATTTAACATACCTAACTTTACGTTCCTATTGGCCTGACTTTATTTTCAGCTGAACTTCGGGTTATCAGAGCCAAATTCCGAGGGTTAACACcaataaattgttgttaaatatttgtgagatattaatattaacaaatgtTTCAGCTCATTGTAATTAGTAAACAAAGAAAATTATTCACGAACTGGATTAAACTTTATATAACTTTTATTTCCGTGGTGCCAAGGCTCATTAGTGATGAGCTAGTGCCCTTATATTGTCTCATCATTTGGGATAagaaattttgtttgatttttgagACGCGCTAATTGCATTATTAAAACGTTGAGATTCTTTCGGGTCCGAATTGTCCGAGAGCTATAGCCTTATATTTTTCTTCAGCTTCCCTTTTGACTTCCTAATTGGAGATGAAGAATTTTGTCACAGATCCGAAGGGGATTAAAActtctaaaaataaaaagaagaatcgAAGGAAAAAAGACCAGCAGAAGAATTCTTCTTTGAAGGAAGCATCTGTACCAGATAAAAAGGTAGTTGTAAATGTTCTGTTCTGCTGTTTTATTTATACTGTTAAATCATTTGGCACAATGTCAACGATGAATGAACATATAGTCCATGTTCTATCAATAAAATATTAACTGTATTGCCTTTCTTTCTTCTCGCAGGAGGTAAACGGTCATAACATCAGACACCATAGTTCGGAAGCTGATAGACCGTGTGAGACCTCTAATTCACACCATACAGACGATGATCTTATGGTtgagtttgatgatgatgatacagACGATGAGATTGATCCGATATTAAAGGCAAAAATTGACAGGTGggtttattttctgatataaagaGAAGTTTGCAGGATGGTTACACCAAGTGCTTCCTTGACGATGGTCGCCAAAATTCATTTTGTATGTTATCTTGTGATGCAGGGAAGTGGAAGATTTTGCCCGCAGATTAAATTCCGACTGGCCAGAGAGAATAAAAGACTTTTTGTCGTCGACACAAGAAAGGAAGACAATGCTTTTAACTACCACCAATGGGAATGGTTGTCTAAGGCGACATGCTTGTATGCTTCTTCCATGCATTTCAATATTTTACCTTAACCATCATCTGCTTTCTACCTGAAATTCAAAAACCATTTGTGTTAAAACATCTTATGATATTATGTTAAATTCTAACAATAACTTATTGGACATCTCTTTTCATGCTCAGGACTGGACATTCGGAATGGAAATGAATCTTTTCCAGATGGCCATTGGCTTCAAAATTTTGAGAGATTCTGGCAAGCACAAGAAAGTTGTTGCATGtcagttgtttttattttttgttttagggTAATTTTAATGAGTAACCTTAGGATGCTTATTaagaatcaaaaataaaaaataaaaaacaaagctCCTCAGGTTTTTTTTCCGGATAAtgtgaaatattttatttttgttattcttTAAACAAGTGTCCTAGGAatcttgttttaatttatttttttgcagTTCATTTTTATGTATATGGAATTCTGTTTTCTTCTTTCCCCTTTCCTGCACTTGAACAATAAATAGGAGTTTCAATGTAAAATTGGAGTTGTTATCATGAATGtgtggattttatttcatattttggtATTTATTTGTGTTGAGCCTCACCTTATACTTCGAGTTTCGAGTTTGTAAGAATGAATTAGACTCGATATAAAAAACTTACTATAATCATCACAATAATATTACATTACATTGGAGTTATGACTCAACAATAGAGAAGACTCATTCAAAGCAAACCCACCAACCAGAATATGGATTCCCTTGAATAATCTTCTGACCTTCAATCTGCTAtctcagaagaaaaaaaattaatgttacAGCACACAGTAGGGCCATTTGGCTGGAATTTTATTACAATAATGTTACATATGTTAACATAATCTCCTAATATGAACTAATATCTAAGATACAATTATGTTGAGAATTATTGGTGGTTAATTGATTGATTGGTTAACTTCTTGAATATGAGGACATGGCCTTTCTGGTTCTCCTCTTGTCCATAAAATCTTCAGATCACCTCTCTTCTTTCCCAATGACAAGAAGGTTCCTGCAATTATGATAACACAACAATGTTTCAGAAAATAAACTAGTTTCATGTGATGTTGCGGCATGTTACTTCCAAATTTTTATGAGCATGATGGCTGTACTTACCAAGTGTAAATGGAACTATATAAAGCAAAGCTGGCTGGCCATGTCCATCCATCAAGTTTAAAGCCACATATGTGACGAGGAGACCTGTAGATTAATGTTCAAGGAAGAGCATTAGTCATGAATTATGACGTCTCTAACACTTTGTGACATTTCATAATTTTCCGTATCTAAGTTTCTGTCGTTGTTTCAACTTTTTCTAGTGCAAACCTCCAGAAGACGAAGATAGAAATATAAGGAAACAATAAACATTCACATTTTGCAATGAAAGTTAAACCGAGGTCAAGCATATCATACCTAAACCATATGCAGTCATAGCCCACACAAAGTATCCGGCTCGGAGGTTTTTCTTTGCCAACCAATCGTATCTGTAAAGATAGTAGTCAATAGAATAATTAAATCAGTGAACAATTAACATGATACAATAcagttattttatttatgtaCCTAATTTGAGGGAAATGAATTGTATAATCAATAGATGACCAACCTTAGTGAAAATGCTACTAGAAGTCCCGGTAAGATTATGTCCCCGAAACCGATGATGCTGTAACCACCCCAAGGATCAAATAAACGTGGTAACTTGAGAAGCATGGGAATACCGTCTTCTCCACTCTTATCACCTCGAGCTACCTGAACGGAGAAAATGCAATACAATTTAAGGGGAAGGTGACATCGAGTTTATGAGACCAAAATCAAGCATTGTAGAGAACAATAGAGACGGGAGAGTTTTATTCAAAACACTTACCACTATCATCACACTCTCATGGAACCACCATTTAGAGACAAACACCCATAAGATGTCATATAGGAAAGCACAACTTAGAAGAACAGTCCCAACCTGATCCAGAGAAAGAAGTATACGTCGGTATACAAAAAACCTATCTCTACTACTCTTCATTATTCCGTCGGTAACTGTTTATAAATGGTGCGAGGTGACTTTAGAATCATACCTTGAGATTTGGAATGCGAACAATCTGAAGAACTGTAATTATCAACGCGATACCCTGATTAACAATCATAAGAAATATAGAAAACAGTGTTAAAAGTTGAGGAATGTTTAATAACTAGAAAATAAAGTGACATTAGTAAGACTTTCTTACAAGAATATCTTGACCAATCCACGCATATGACGCATGACGTTTAACTGCCCAAACAACCGCAAACACTACGCAGAATGGAGTAATAGCCAGTGTCAGATATGGAACAGCTCCAAAGAACGGTATCTTCACGTATGTTTGCGCAGGATGTTGAAACCATCTGAAACTATAATAATTTTTCTGTTAATTCGACATGGATATAACATAATACGAAAAACCACGTACTCTGCAACGATAAACTTCGATGATAAAAGACTTACCATGATAATAGAGCCACCAAACAAGTTTGCAGTCCCTGAAAGCATACAAAAATACAAAGATTAGAGTGAGGGATGAACTCTAGTCGACACGAACAAAACCGAGACGAGAACAACTCACCTCTATCCCACCAATGCAAAATAGAACCACCAGAACTTCAACAAACCAGAATGACATTAATTTGTATAGCATAACCAAGAAACAAGAAGCAAGCACAACGAATAAAATCGCTGCCGTGGTACTGATTTCCACATAACCACGAGAACCAACACTTTCTGCAGTATATTCTTCTGAAGCATCCTGCAAGCTCAAAAGTCATCCATATATCAGTAACCGAGTTAACGAATTCACAAATATGAGCACAAATATTCCTTTACAGAGAAAACTCAATAACCTTTAAAAGCTTGTCTTGCTCAATAACAGCTTCTCTGGCAGTCCAAGCGGACCAATAAGAAGCACATAAAATGGTACCGACAGCCATAAGCCATAAAAACACTTCCGCAACATCAACCAATGGACGCAGTGGAGAGTATAACTGAATGGCCACTTAAGAGCAAGAAGTGTACATACAATAGCACAGACTATATATATCAGATACCGAAACTTAAAGTAGACATTTCAATAATTGAATTGTTCTACGGCAAAGAAAAACAGCAACTAATTACAACATAAGCGACACTTCCAAGAAAGTCGACATACCTATGGAT includes these proteins:
- the LOC131616627 gene encoding signal peptide peptidase-like 4, which codes for MVSLGAIYSVACVFLFGVTLVLAGDIVHHDDVAPTRPGCENNFVLVKVPTWIDGVENDEYVGVGARFGPTLESKEKHATHTRVVMADPPDCCSKPKNKLTSEIILVHRGKCSFTTKANIADEAGASAIIIINNRTELFKMVCEVNETDVDIGIPAVMLPQDAGLNLERHIQNKSIVAIQLYSPLRPLVDVAEVFLWLMAVGTILCASYWSAWTAREAVIEQDKLLKDASEEYTAESVGSRGYVEISTTAAILFVVLASCFLVMLYKLMSFWFVEVLVVLFCIGGIEGLQTCLVALLSCFRWFQHPAQTYVKIPFFGAVPYLTLAITPFCVVFAVVWAVKRHASYAWIGQDILGIALIITVLQIVRIPNLKVGTVLLSCAFLYDILWVFVSKWWFHESVMIVVARGDKSGEDGIPMLLKLPRLFDPWGGYSIIGFGDIILPGLLVAFSLRYDWLAKKNLRAGYFVWAMTAYGLGLLVTYVALNLMDGHGQPALLYIVPFTLGTFLSLGKKRGDLKILWTRGEPERPCPHIQEVNQSIN